In Trueperaceae bacterium, the genomic stretch TCCATAATATTGGATCCAATCTACGGGATTGGGGATGAGGATAGTGGGTTCGCGCCCACGTGTCAACGTCCACCCCTGCGCCTGCGCGCACCGCGCCGAAAGGAGGCCCCCATGGGCCTGTTCCGGAGCCGCCCCAAAACCTACGTCCGCGCCCCCGACCCCCGCTGGAACCCCGACGGCTGGGCGACCCGCGTCCCCCTCACCCACCTCGAGAACTTCGGGGAGGTCCTCCGCGCCGGCTGGGAGAACCGCGACCGCGCCGGCTACGCCTGGCGCATCCTGCAGGACGGCGTCTGCGACGGCTGCGCGCTCGGCACGAGCGGCATGAACGACTGGACCGTCGACGGCATCCACCTCTGCAACGTCCGCCTCCGCCTGCTCCGCCTCAACACCGCCCCCGAAGCGCCCATCGAGCGCTTCGCCGACGTCGGCGCCCTCCGCACCCTGTCCTCGCAGGAGCTCCGCGACCTCGGTCGCCTCCCCCATCCGATGATCCGCCGCCGCGGCGACCCCGGCTTCCAGCCCATCGACTGGGAGGAGGCCCTCACCCTCATCGCCGAGCGCATCGACCCGGACGCCCCCGACCGGACGTTCCTCTACCTCACCAGCCGCGGCCTCCCCAACGAGACCTACTACGCCGCACAGAAGGCGATGCGGGCAATCGGTACGAACAACGTCGACAACGCCGCCCGCGTCTGCCACTCCCCCAGCACCGTCGCGCTCAAGGCCTCGATCGGGGTCGGGGCCACCACCTGCTCCTACGGCGACCTCGTCGGCACCGACCTGATCACCTTCTTCGGCAGCAACGTCGCCAAGAACCAACCCGTCCTGATGAAGTACCTCTACCACGCGAAAAAGGCGGGCACGGAGGTCGTCACCGTCAACCCCTACCGCGAGCCCGGCATGGACGCGTACTGGGTGCCCTCCGACGTCGAGAGCGCCCTGTTCGGCACGAAGATCAGCGACGCCTTCATCCAGGTCGCCCCCGGCGGCGACCGCGCCTTCCTCCACGGCACCCTCAAAGCCCTCGTCGCCGCCGACGCCCTCGACCACGCGTTCATCGCCGCCCACACCGACGGCTGGGAAGCGCTTCGAAAGGTCCTCGAGGCGACCCCCTGGAGCACCCTCGAACGCGCCGCCGGCCTCACCCGGCACGACATGGAGGCCTACGCCGAACGCGTCGCGAAGGCCGAACGCGCCGTCTTCGTCTGGGGCATGGGCATCACGCAACACGGCGACGGCGAGGACAACGTCCGCGCCATCGTCGATCTCGCCCTCTCGCAGGGCTTCATCGGCCGCGACGGCTGCGGCCTCATGCCGATCCGCGGGCACAGCGGCGTGCAAGGCGGCGCGGAGATGGGCGCCTACGCCACCGCCCTCCCCGGCGGCGAGGCGCTCACGCCCGACACCGCCGCCGCCCTCTCCGAACGCTACGGCTTCACCGTCCCCAACGCGCCCGGCTTCACGACCCCACGGATGCTCGAGGCCGCCGCCCGAGGCGACGTCGACGTGCTCCTCGCCGTCGGCGGAAACTTCCGTGAGGTCATGCCGTCGCCGACGGCGTCCGACGCGGCGCTGTCCGCCATCCCTCTCCGCGTGCACGTCGACGTCGTCGCCAGCAGCCAGATGCTCACCGACCCCGCCGACACCGTGATCGTGCTCCCCACCACCACCCGCTACGAGATCCCCGGCGGCGTCACCGAGACCAGCACCGAGCGACGCATCATCTTCAGCCCCGAAATCCCCGGGCCGCGCGTCGCCGCCGCCCGCCCGGAGTGGGTCGTCCTCACCGACCTCGCCCGCCGCGTGC encodes the following:
- a CDS encoding FdhF/YdeP family oxidoreductase, which produces MGLFRSRPKTYVRAPDPRWNPDGWATRVPLTHLENFGEVLRAGWENRDRAGYAWRILQDGVCDGCALGTSGMNDWTVDGIHLCNVRLRLLRLNTAPEAPIERFADVGALRTLSSQELRDLGRLPHPMIRRRGDPGFQPIDWEEALTLIAERIDPDAPDRTFLYLTSRGLPNETYYAAQKAMRAIGTNNVDNAARVCHSPSTVALKASIGVGATTCSYGDLVGTDLITFFGSNVAKNQPVLMKYLYHAKKAGTEVVTVNPYREPGMDAYWVPSDVESALFGTKISDAFIQVAPGGDRAFLHGTLKALVAADALDHAFIAAHTDGWEALRKVLEATPWSTLERAAGLTRHDMEAYAERVAKAERAVFVWGMGITQHGDGEDNVRAIVDLALSQGFIGRDGCGLMPIRGHSGVQGGAEMGAYATALPGGEALTPDTAAALSERYGFTVPNAPGFTTPRMLEAAARGDVDVLLAVGGNFREVMPSPTASDAALSAIPLRVHVDVVASSQMLTDPADTVIVLPTTTRYEIPGGVTETSTERRIIFSPEIPGPRVAAARPEWVVLTDLARRVRPDRADAVTFDGTAAIRREIADVVPFYAGIDGLAAKGDQVQYGGRHLCAGGTFPTPDARARFHPVPVDDAPTPAGDFRVVTRRGKQFNSIVHADVDSLNGLSREAVLMAPGDAADLGLANGAAIEVDDLD